One genomic segment of Brassica napus cultivar Da-Ae chromosome A3, Da-Ae, whole genome shotgun sequence includes these proteins:
- the LOC125603986 gene encoding protein TRACHEARY ELEMENT DIFFERENTIATION-RELATED 7-like isoform X1: MAMMVTIPPSCLRPPPDPPPPSFLGLMQHCSSSLKMMVTALPPLSQPRPPSDPARNKHLPIETPPVKPPEPPDPPDVSVSLVIFTSSSSSPLATQVLDLMFNYSRVSSKLSDDGDVLVFTGDTIFVNWRSSHVVYRLYLCQLENGSSPGSYSSFHFIHPLIDVQCLCVSLLGGS, encoded by the exons ATGGCCATGATGGTGACTATTCCTCCGTCGTGTCTCCGCCCCCCTCCAGATCCACCTCCGCCGTCGTTCCTTGGCTTGATGCAGCACTGCTCCTCCTCCTTGAAGATGATGGTGACAGCCCTTCCTCCTCTTTCACAGCCCAGGCCTCCTTCAGATCCGGCGCGGAACAAGCATCTTCCGATTGAAACTCCTCCTGTCAAGCCACCAGAACCTCCAGACCCACCAGACGTCTCCGTCAGCCTCGTTATTTTCACTTCCTCCAGCTCTTCTCCACTAGCTACTCAAGTCCTAGATCTGATGTTTAATTATTCAAGGGTTTCAAGTAAGCTCAGTGATGATGGTGATGTTCTTGTGTTCACTGGTGACACTATCTTTGTCAACTGGCGTTCTTCTCATGTGGTATACAGGTTGTATCTTTGTCAGCTCGAGAATGGGTCTTCTCCCGGCTCTTATTCCAGCTTTCATTTTATCCATCCGCTTATAGACGTCCAG TGTCTGTGTGTTTCTCTTCTTGGTGGCAGTTGA
- the LOC125603986 gene encoding ethylene-responsive transcription factor ABI4-like isoform X2 codes for MAMMVTIPPSCLRPPPDPPPPSFLGLMQHCSSSLKMMVTALPPLSQPRPPSDPARNKHLPIETPPVKPPEPPDPPDVSVSLVIFTSSSSSPLATQVLDLMFNYSRVSSCIFVSSRMGLLPALIPAFILSIRL; via the exons ATGGCCATGATGGTGACTATTCCTCCGTCGTGTCTCCGCCCCCCTCCAGATCCACCTCCGCCGTCGTTCCTTGGCTTGATGCAGCACTGCTCCTCCTCCTTGAAGATGATGGTGACAGCCCTTCCTCCTCTTTCACAGCCCAGGCCTCCTTCAGATCCGGCGCGGAACAAGCATCTTCCGATTGAAACTCCTCCTGTCAAGCCACCAGAACCTCCAGACCCACCAGACGTCTCCGTCAGCCTCGTTATTTTCACTTCCTCCAGCTCTTCTCCACTAGCTACTCAAGTCCTAGATCTGATGTTTAATTATTCAAGGGTTTCAA GTTGTATCTTTGTCAGCTCGAGAATGGGTCTTCTCCCGGCTCTTATTCCAGCTTTCATTTTATCCATCCGCTTATAG
- the LOC106437752 gene encoding cell division control protein 48 homolog C-like, whose product MGRRDVGGRNNSRRDLSRAMDSCGKDLSTAEEIVDALRSCRYGKYERMSRQALVLNVRNVLDARHNNKKRVKEDQEDDDSDEGARGGKMKKQRRKSVSSYSSSEDSGGHISTSEYAKFDLTSECLRGGYAKLNSSTKLAPPPPPPLSGKVGPTFKDFAGIKKVLDELDQYILSPLLNPPLFGKIGAKPPSGILFHGPPGCGKTRLAHAVANEAGVPFYQISATQVLSGVSGESEENIRELFSKAYRTAPSIVFIDEIDAIGSKRENQQRETEKRIVTQLLTCMDGPPPGDTAAAAGYVVVIGATNTPDALDPALRRGRRFGREIALTAPDEHARAEILSLVAQRLRLEGSLDMKRIARLTPGFVGADLEELADMAASLCVKRIMDSRKLQLSGDSDDGDDRSWLSQPWSDEDLDKLFVRMSDFEEAVKLVKGSLTREGFSTVPDVTWDDVGGLDHLRTELDDYVVNPIKYPDAFEKFGKKLLETGFLLYGPPGCGKTLVAKAVANEAGANFIHIKGPELLNKYVGESERAIRTLFQRARTSSPCVIFFDEVDALTGRRGREGDHLVVGGLLNQFLTELHGGDRRDVYVIGATNRLDVIDGAFLRPGRFANLVYVPLPNAYERVSILKSIAKKRPIDPSVDLDAIATKYCEDFSGADLANLMDKAIHVAVKEKIQSSKSSEDGDMDLSDCTIKMTHFKQALSLVTPSVTKQQIKHYEEQRDRHHRLQSSTNMDQINVGPSFTFE is encoded by the exons ATGGGGAGGAGAGATGTGGGCGGAAGAAATAATAGTAGGAGAGATTTGAGTCGAGCTATGGATTCGTGCGGGAAGGATTTATCTACAGCGGAGGAAATCGTGGACGCCCTCCGTTCCTGCAGGTACGGTAAATATGAGAGGATGTCCCGTCAAGCACTTGTCCTCAACGTCAGAAATGTCCTTGATGCCCgacacaacaacaagaagcgtGTGAAAGAAGACCAAGAGGATGATGATTCTGATGAAGGTGCTCGTGGTGGTAAGATGAAGAAACAAAGACGTAAGTCagtttcttcttattcttcgtCGGAAGACAGTGGCGGCCATATCTCGACTTCTGAGTACGCTAAGTTTGATTTGACCAGTGAGTGCTTAAGAGGTGGCTACGCTAAGTTGAATAGCTCCACGAAActtgctcctcctcctcctcctcccttgAGTGGTAAAGTAGGACCTACTTTTAAAGACTTTGCCGGGATTAAAAAAGTGTTGGATGAGTTGGATCAGTATATTCTGTCCCCTCTTCTCAATCCTCCATTGTTTGGGAAGATTGGAGCCAAGCCACCAAGCGGGATTCTATTCCATGGACCACCTGGCTGTGGAAAGACTCGCTTGGCCCATGCCGTCGCCAACGAAGCTGGCGTTCCCTTTTATCAGATTTCAGCCACACAAGTTCTTTCTGGTGTTTCTG gtgAGTCAGAAGAGAATATTAGAGAGCTCTTCTCTAAAGCATACAGGACTGCGCCTTCTATTGTGTTTATCGATGAGATTGATGCAATTGGTTCCAAGAGAGAGAACCAGCAAAGGGAGACTGAGAAGCGGATCGTAACACAACTATTGACTTGTATGGATGGCCCTCCTCCTGGAGATACGGCTGCTGCTGCTGGATATGTTGTTGTCATTGGAGCTACTAATACCCCTGATGCTCTTGATCCTGCTCTCAGAAGGGGTAGGCGATTTGGGCGTGAGATTGCTCTAACCGCTCCTGATGAACACGCCAGGGCTGAAATACTCTCTCTCGTAGCTCAAAGACTTAGACTCGAAGGTTCCTTAGACATGAAAAGAATCGCTCGCTTAACACCAGGTTTTGTTGGAGCTGATTTGGAAGAGTTAGCTGACATGGCTGCCAGTCTTTGCGTAAAGAGAATCATGGATTCAAGAAAATTGCAACTCTCCGGCGAcagtgatgatggtgatgatagATCTTGGCTGAGCCAGCCCTGGTCGGACGAAGATTTGGATAAGCTCTTTGTCAGAATGTCTGATTTTGAGGAAGCAGTCAAGTTAGTTAAGGGATCTTTAACTAGAGAAGGTTTCTCTACCGTGCCAGATGTCACATGGGATGATGTTGGTGGACTTGACCATCTAAGGACCGAACTCGACGATTACGTAGTCAACCCTATTAAATATCCAGACGCGTTTGAG aaatttggaAAGAAGTTGTTAGAGACAGGTTTCTTGCTGTATGGACCACCGGGTTGTGGAAAGACTTTGGTTGCAAAGGCAGTTGCAAACGAGGCAGGAGCTAATTTCATACACATCAAG GGTCCAGAACTTCTAAATAAATACGTTGGAGAAAGCGAGCGTGCTATTCGGACCTTGTTTCAGCGCGCCCGGACAAGCTCACCATGTGTAatcttctttgatgag GTGGATGCTTTGACAGGAAGGCGTGGCAGAGAAGGTGATCATTTGGTTGTTGGTGGTCTTTTGAACCAG TTTCTCACTGAACTGCACGGTGGAGATAGACGTGACGTTTATGTCATCGGAGCTACGAACAGGCTCGATGTGATTGATGGTGCTTTCTTGAGACCAGGTAGGTTTGCGAATCTTGTGTACGTACCCCTCCCTAACGCGTATGAGCGTGTTTCGATCCTAAAATCTATTGCAAAGAAGAGACCCATAGATCCTAGTGTTGATCTGGATGCCATTGCAACCAAGTACTGTGAAGATTTTAGCGGAGCTGATCTCGCTAACCTG ATGGACAAAGCTATACACGTGGCAGTGAAGGAGAAGATCCAgtccagtaagtcgtctgaagaTGGCGATATGGATTTAAGTGATTGCACCATCAAGATGACTCATTTCAAGCAAGCCTTGTCCTTAGTCACACCATCTGTCACCAAACAG CAAATAAAACACTACGAGGAACAACGGGATAGACATCATAGACTACAAAGCAGCACCAACATGGACCAAATCAACGTAGGACCATCTTTTACCTTcgagtga
- the LOC106437751 gene encoding CDT1-like protein a, chloroplastic: protein MSAPGSSRSIPFKSKKRLFDSPRSKSQTGNPDSSSSVPFPTPEKPPESTITRSSNRSAALSEKEVPQAAGSCRRSEDPLGKVSSARIQLVFSSSSSSKRVSNTNKIAEKEKLPEKYETLGKFFDALDSSIVLSKLRGSKPTFFNISGKIEHLTERRFCYSHLAQIKHLLPEAIEIKRVLVHDETTRCMKPDLHVSLNADAVEDHDKSKKISLRKVFRTRLADFVKAHPQGDEVPEEPLPELFSRRKLNENSKDEVKSFSSVMEEMASIPAAKLISSFMKVPSTPVKPASSPARPALSKINLAPTPVKAVSTPASVPSTPAKIDSAPAFVASTPPEFASTPARLFSRSLEARLVKRSSDDTNLDDVTTDQPFKLARRSSLSSSRSLNFDSYTEDVTDVDEDIDQVLVQDASSDDEILSILPDNLREEIKEQERKAIEDSNPAISEAKRRRKMIACLPKFFNVIHYLIQSIRRWVITKEELVHKIIAGHSDITDRREVEEQLVLMQELVPEWISEKRSSSGDVLVCINKVASPQTIRSSLEEENKKAMATPLS, encoded by the exons ATGAGCGCACCGGGCTCTTCTAGATCCATCCCGTTCAAATCGAAGAAACGTCTCTTCGATTCGCCACGCTCGAAATCGCAAACCGGAAACCCCGATTCGTCTTCTTCTGTACCTTTCCCGACGCCGGAGAAGCCGCCGGAGAGTACCATCACAAGATCCAGCAACCGATCTGCTGCTCTATCCGAGAAAGAAGTTCCCCAGGCCGCTGGATCTTGCCGCAGATCTGAAGATCCGCTTGGTAAGGTTTCATCCGCCAGGATTCAGCTCGTGTTCTCGTCGTCTTCCTCCTCCAAACGAGTATCCAATACTAACAAGATCGCCGAGAAAGAGAAGCTGCCGGAGAA GTACGAAACTCTTGGAAAGTTCTTCGATGCGCTTGACAGTTCGATCGTGTTGTCGAAATTACGAGGCTCTAAGCCGACTTTCTTCAACATTTCCGGGAAAATCGAGCATTTGACGGAAAG GAGGTTTTGCTACAGTCATTTGGCGCAAATCAAACATTTATTGCCAGAGGCAATCGAGATTAAGAGAGTGTTGGTACATGATGAAACAACTCGCTGCATGAAACCAGACCTTCATGTTTCACTCAACGCCGATGCAGTTGAGGACCATGACAAAAGCAAGAAGATCTCTCTCCGGAAAGTGTTCAGGACAAGACTTGCTGACTTTGTTAAAGCTCACCCTCAG gGTGATGAAGTTCCCGAGGAACCACTTCCAGAGCTTTTCAGTAGAAGGAAACTAAATGAGAACTCGAAGGATGAGGTTAAGAGTTTTAGTTCAGTCATGGAAGAGATGGCTTCTATTCCAGCAGCTAAATTGATTTCATCTTTCATGAAAGTCCCATCAACCCCAGTCAAACCAGCTTCAAGTCCTGCTAGACCAGCTTTGTCTAAGATTAACTTGGCTCCGACCCCAGTGAAAGCTGTGTCAACTCCAGCTAGTGTACCTTCAACGCCGGCTAAAATTGACTCAGCACCAGCTTTTGTCGCTTCAACCCCACCTGAGTTTGCTTCAACTCCCGCCCGGCTGTTCAGTCGATCTCTTGAAGCTCGTCTGGTGAAAAGAAGTAGCGATGATACTAATCTAGATGATGTTACTACCGACCAACCATTTAAGCTCGCGAGGCGTTCCTCACTAAGCTCATCAAGGTCGTTGAACTTTGATTCTTATACAGAGGATGTGACAGATGTTGATGAAGACATTGATCAAGTACTGGTCCAAGATGCATCCAGCGATGATGAAATACTCAGTATACTTCCTGATAATCTTCGAGAGGAG ATTAAAGAACAAGAGAGGAAAGCTATTGAGGATTCTAATCCAGCAATCTCTGAGGCAAAGAGAAGGCGAAAGATGATAGCTTGTCTGCCTAAATTTTTCAACGTCATCCATTACTTAATCCAATCAATAAGGCGTTGGGTGATCACAAAAGAAGAGCTTGTGCACAAGATAATCGCCGGTCATTCTGATATCACCGACAGAA GAGAAGTTGAAGAGCAGCTTGTGTTAATGCAAGAGCTAGTCCCGGAATGGATCTCTGAGAAAAGATCATCAAGTGGAGATGTACTTGTATG CATAAACAAAGTGGCATCTCCTCAAACTATCCGGTCGAGtctagaagaagaaaacaagaaagcgATGGCTACACCACTTTCTTAA
- the LOC106443448 gene encoding uncharacterized protein LOC106443448 translates to MKRQIVLVIILVVIFLIVLDVTQVEARRMRPFPDAVDEIKLLFQALQRGPVTGSGPNGCTNIPRGSGRCRNG, encoded by the coding sequence ATGAAGAGACAAATAGTGCTCGTAATTATCTTAGTTGTTATTTTCCTTATTGTCTTGGACGTTACGCAAGTTGAAGCCAGGCGCATGAGGCCTTTCCCGGACGCTGTCGATGAGATCAAACTACTGTTTCAGGCGTTGCAAAGAGGTCCGGTCACTGGCTCTGGTCCGAACGGTTGCACCAATATTCCTCGCGGTTCAGGGAGGTGCCGCAACGGCTAA
- the LOC106437749 gene encoding hydroxyacylglutathione hydrolase 2, mitochondrial isoform X1, with translation MQNISKASSAISFFRCSRNLASQPCVRQLHIRKGLVSRVMKLVSSPLRTLRGAGKSIRVSSFCSVSSSISSLQIEMVPCLKDNYAYILHDEDTGTVGVVDPSEAEPVIDSLQRSGRNLTYILNTHHHYDHTGGNLELKDRYGAKVIGSALDRDRIPGIDIALKDGDKWMFAGHEVHVMDTPGHTKGHISLYFPGSRAIFSGDTLFSLSCGKLFEGTPKQMLASLKKIISLPDDTSIYCGHEYTLSNSKFALSIEPNNQVLQSYAAHVAELRKKKLPTIPTTLKMEKACNPFLRSSNTDIRQALGISETADEAEALAIIREAKDNFKA, from the exons atgcaaAACATCTCGAAAGCTTCCTCTGCTATCTCCTTCTTCCGATGCTCTAGG aacctAGCAAGTCAGCCATGTGTGAGGCAGCTTCACATCCGAAAGGGTCTTGTCAGTAGAGTCATGAAGCTTGTCTCTTCACCTCTTAGGACTCTCCGCGGCGCTGGCAAATCTATTCGAGTCTCCAGTTTCTGCAGTGTCTCCTCCAGTATCTCCTCTTTGCAGATTGAGATG GTGCCTTGTCTTAAAGACAACTATGCTTACATTTTGCATGACGAGGATACTGGTACTGTTGGGGTGGTTGACCCTTCTGAAGCTGAACCTGTGATTGATTCTTTGCAGAGGAGTGGTCGGAACCTAACGTATATATTGAATACACATCATCATTATGATCATACTGGTGGCAATCTGGAATTGAAAGACAGGTACGGTGCAAAG GTGATTGGCTCAGCTTTAGATAGAGACCGGATACCTGGGATTGATATAGCCTTGAAGGATGGTGACAAGTGGATGTTTGCTGGTCATGAAGTCCATGTTATGGATACTCCTGGCCACACAAAAG GCCATATCAGCTTGTACTTTCCAGGATCACGAGCTATCTTCTCTGGGGACACCTTGTTTAGCTTATCTTGTGGTAAACTCTTTGAAGGTACCCCTAAGCAG ATGCTTGCTTCTCTCAAAAAGATCATTTCTTTACCAGATGACACAAGCATATACTGTGGTCATGAATATACACTG AGTAATTCCAAGTTTGCGTTGTCTATAGAGCCAAACAATCAAGTACTTCAGTCTTATGCAGCTCATGTTGCAGAGCTCCGTAAAAAGAAGTTACCtacg ATTCCGACAACATTGAAGATGGAGAAAGCTTGTAACCCATTCCTCCGCAGTTCGAATACAGATATTCGTCAGGCTTTAGGTATTTCAGAGACTGCAGATGAAGCAGAAGCTTTGGCTATTATCCGAGAAGCAAAGGATAATTTCAAAGCTTAG
- the LOC106437749 gene encoding hydroxyacylglutathione hydrolase 2, mitochondrial isoform X2, whose amino-acid sequence MQNISKASSAISFFRCSRNLASQPCVRQLHIRKGLVSRVMKLVSSPLRTLRGAGKSIRVSSFCSVSSSISSLQIEMVPCLKDNYAYILHDEDTGTVGVVDPSEAEPVIDSLQRSGRNLTYILNTHHHYDHTGGNLELKDRYGAKVIGSALDRDRIPGIDIALKDGDKWMFAGHEVHVMDTPGHTKGHISLYFPGSRAIFSGDTLFSLSCGKLFEGTPKQSNSKFALSIEPNNQVLQSYAAHVAELRKKKLPTIPTTLKMEKACNPFLRSSNTDIRQALGISETADEAEALAIIREAKDNFKA is encoded by the exons atgcaaAACATCTCGAAAGCTTCCTCTGCTATCTCCTTCTTCCGATGCTCTAGG aacctAGCAAGTCAGCCATGTGTGAGGCAGCTTCACATCCGAAAGGGTCTTGTCAGTAGAGTCATGAAGCTTGTCTCTTCACCTCTTAGGACTCTCCGCGGCGCTGGCAAATCTATTCGAGTCTCCAGTTTCTGCAGTGTCTCCTCCAGTATCTCCTCTTTGCAGATTGAGATG GTGCCTTGTCTTAAAGACAACTATGCTTACATTTTGCATGACGAGGATACTGGTACTGTTGGGGTGGTTGACCCTTCTGAAGCTGAACCTGTGATTGATTCTTTGCAGAGGAGTGGTCGGAACCTAACGTATATATTGAATACACATCATCATTATGATCATACTGGTGGCAATCTGGAATTGAAAGACAGGTACGGTGCAAAG GTGATTGGCTCAGCTTTAGATAGAGACCGGATACCTGGGATTGATATAGCCTTGAAGGATGGTGACAAGTGGATGTTTGCTGGTCATGAAGTCCATGTTATGGATACTCCTGGCCACACAAAAG GCCATATCAGCTTGTACTTTCCAGGATCACGAGCTATCTTCTCTGGGGACACCTTGTTTAGCTTATCTTGTGGTAAACTCTTTGAAGGTACCCCTAAGCAG AGTAATTCCAAGTTTGCGTTGTCTATAGAGCCAAACAATCAAGTACTTCAGTCTTATGCAGCTCATGTTGCAGAGCTCCGTAAAAAGAAGTTACCtacg ATTCCGACAACATTGAAGATGGAGAAAGCTTGTAACCCATTCCTCCGCAGTTCGAATACAGATATTCGTCAGGCTTTAGGTATTTCAGAGACTGCAGATGAAGCAGAAGCTTTGGCTATTATCCGAGAAGCAAAGGATAATTTCAAAGCTTAG